A window of Castanea sativa cultivar Marrone di Chiusa Pesio chromosome 1, ASM4071231v1 contains these coding sequences:
- the LOC142617941 gene encoding putative polygalacturonase → MLRFLVLLCIFSTVLPLWNLEKCVAAEDLITCSGIVPMRHRNDKISITDFGGVGDGKTLNTKAFREAIYRIQHLRRRGGTLLYVPPGVYLTETFNLTSHMTLYLARGAVIKASQDTQNWPLIAPLPSYGRGRELPGGRYMSFIHGYGLRDVVITGENGTIDGQGDVWWNMWRQRTLQFTRPNLIEFMNSREIIISNVIFRNSPFWNIHPVYCSNVVIRYVTILAPADSPNTDGIDPDSSSNVCIEDSYIATGDDLVAVKSGWDEYGIAYGRPSSDITIRRITGSSPFSGIAIGSETSGGVENVLAEHISLFNVGVGIHVKTNIGRGGLIRNITVSDVYIENARKGIKIAGDVGGHPDERYDPNALPVVKNVTITNVWGVKVLQAGLIKGLKSSPFTGICLSDINLPGDTQAKRSPPPWSCSDVSGATHQVSPWPCSELSRSVQGNSCSSHF, encoded by the exons ATGCTACGGTTCTTGGTTTTGCTCTGCATTTTCTCAACCGTTTTGCCGTTATGGAATTTGGAGAAGTGCGTAGCGGCTGAGGATTTAATAACGTGCTCCGGGATAGTACCGATGAGGCACCGAAACGACAAGATCTCGATCACCGACTTCGGGGGAGTCGGTGACGGGAAAACGTTGAACACGAAGGCGTTTCGGGAAGCGATATATCGGATTCAGCACCTGAGGAGGAGAGGTGGCACGCTGCTTTACGTGCCTCCTGGGGTGTACTTAACGGAGACGTTCAATCTCACTAGTCATATGACGCTTTACTTGGCTAGAGGTGCTGTTATCAAAGCCTCTCAG GATACTCAGAATTGGCCATTAATTGCTCCTTTGCCATCTTATGGAAGGGGGAGGGAGCTTCCTGGAGGAAGATATATGAGTTTTATCCATGGATATGGACTTCGTGACGTAGTAATTACTG GTGAGAATGGGACAATTGATGGCCAAGGAGATGTCTGGTGGAACATGTGGAGGCAGCGAACTCTTCAATTTACTAGACCGAATCTCATTGAATTTATGAACTCTAGAGAAATTATCATTTCAAATGTTATTTTCCGGAATTCGCCCTTTTGGAACATTCACCCTGTCTATTGCAG CAATGTTGTCATCCGCTATGTTACAATATTGGCTCCAGCTGACTCTCCCAACACTGATGGCATTGATCCAG ATTCAAGCTCTAATGTCTGCATAGAGGACTCGTACATAGCAACCGGAGATGACCTTGTGGCAGTGAAGAGCGGGTGGGATGAATATGGAATTGCTTATGGTCGTCCTAGTTCTGACATCACAATCCGACGGATAACAGGATCATCCCCATTTTCTGGAATTGCAATTGGAAGTGAAACCTCTGGTGGGGTGGAGAATGTCTTGGCAGAACACATAAGCCTTTTCAACGTGGGAGTTGGTATCCATGTGAAGACAAACATTGGTAGAGGAGGGCTGATAAGAAACATTACAGTATCTGATGTGTATATCGAAAATGCTCGAAAGGGGATAAAGATTGCCGGCGATGTTGGGGGTCACCCTGATGAGAGATACGACCCAAATGCTCTCCCTGTCGTCAAGAATGTCACCATTACAAATGTTTGGGGAGTGAAGGTTTTGCAAGCAGGTTTAATAAAAGGCCTGAAGAGCTCCCCTTTTACAGGGATTTGCCTCTCAGACATCAACCTTCCCGGTGATACTCAGGCAAAACGAAGTCCTCCTCCTTGGTCGTGCTCTGATGTTAGCGGAGCAACTCACCAAGTAAGCCCATGGCCATGTTCAGAGTTGTCCCGCAGTGTTCAGGGTAACTCATGTTCCAGTCActtctaa